A single genomic interval of Ischnura elegans chromosome 3, ioIscEleg1.1, whole genome shotgun sequence harbors:
- the LOC124156482 gene encoding hexosaminidase D, with translation MRLAASYAGRLGFTAWRRKSTLLAAIAALLLFLVCLQYSAFGVFGRSDAAAKAVPSSDSGGAAPSEETPPQAATAKQRRVQFVLNQADSGGQSDGVPSKAPRQQPEPIARLPDPPAREDVERRNLFLQEYSDDKGRADGGAGGDFAPDSGADQRQPLGTEAGAGDQGAAEGGMSGTTARQALYVPPHRIVHLDLKGAPPTAAYIKRILPILVHLGATGLLVEWEDAFPWTTITPLAAANAYSRQDVMAILSAAYGHGLEVIPLVQTFGHLEFALKHQEWSALREDDRVPTALCPSLNASRTFVEKLLDEVVKAHTEATPTGRPPKYIHIGCDEVFQLGECPRCRSVPRERLFLGHVAHVAAHVRNRYGSIPLVWDDMLRHVSPEAMKESGLGSLVEPMVWVYAEDVYRFVPPGVWDKYATIFPRVWAASAFKGAFGETVYVPNAKRHLDNNLRWLDVMAREGPKFRGGFRGLVLTGWQRYDHFAVLCELLPSAMPSLAVSLLAASKGHFNASLRKDVHAALSCPDSGLRDPSGGGWADLSGDPFLWDHFSRCIFPGALVFRLTARLQSTEREFAALTDAVHHRRGWMTPFNVRHNFSSPLRVEEEAGVDQLARLQQSVEALIRSARDSLADILDPYAIAEWIEQRMHPMVVELESIARDASVLKSRRTWPARPLPYLDDLRRFGVTVPPLPTTAPPPAGSNDIINGEEGKGGKDEGEPERQRRGQ, from the coding sequence ATGCGTCTTGCGGCCTCGTACGCAGGCCGCCTCGGCTTCACTGCGTGGCGGCGCAAGTCGACGCTCCTCGCTGCGATCGCcgccctcctcctcttcctcgtcTGCCTGCAGTACTCCGCCTTCGGCGTCTTCGGCCGCTCCGACGCCGCGGCCAAGGCGGTCCCATCCTCCGACAGCGGCGGCGCGGCGCCCTCCGAGGAGACGCCGCCTCAGGCCGCCACCGCCAAGCAGCGCCGGGTGCAGTTCGTGCTCAACCAGGCGGACTCGGGCGGCCAGTCCGACGGGGTGCCCTCCAAGGCCCCGAGGCAGCAGCCCGAGCCGATAGCCCGCCTGCCCGACCCCCCGGCCCGGGAGGACGTCGAGCGGCGGAACCTGTTCCTGCAAGAGTACTCGGATGACAAGGGGCGGGCGGACGGGGGCGCGGGTGGAGATTTCGCCCCGGACAGCGGGGCGGACCAGCGGCAGCCCCTGGGGACCGAAGCGGGCGCCGGGGACCAGGGGGCGGCGGAAGGCGGCATGAGCGGGACCACCGCCAGGCAGGCTCTCTACGTGCCCCCGCACCGCATTGTCCATCTGGACCTGAAAGGGGCTCCGCCCACCGCCGCGTACATCAAGAGGATCTTGCCCATCCTGGTGCACCTAGGCGCCACGGGGCTGCTGGTCGAGTGGGAGGACGCGTTCCCGTGGACCACCATCACTCCATTAGCCGCCGCAAACGCCTACTCGCGGCAGGACGTGATGGCCATCCTGTCCGCTGCCTACGGCCACGGCCTCGAAGTCATTCCGCTCGTGCAGACATTCGGACACTTGGAGTTCGCGCTCAAGCATCAGGAGTGGTCGGCACTGCGCGAGGACGACCGGGTGCCCACCGCGCTCTGCCCCTCGCTCAACGCATCTCGGACATTCGTGGAGAAGCTGCTGGACGAGGTGGTGAAGGCTCACACGGAGGCGACGCCCACCGGCCGGCCGCCCAAGTATATCCACATCGGCTGCGACGAGGTATTCCAGTTGGGCGAGTGTCCCCGGTGCCGATCAGTACCGAGAGAGCGGCTGTTCCTGGGCCACGTTGCTCACGTGGCTGCCCACGTGAGGAACCGCTACGGCTCCATCCCTCTCGTCTGGGACGACATGCTGCGCCACGTGTCTCCGGAGGCAATGAAGGAGTCCGGGCTGGGGAGCCTGGTGGAACCGATGGTGTGGGTCTACGCCGAGGATGTCTACAGGTTCGTCCCTCCGGGGGTGTGGGACAAATATGCCACCATATTCCCACGCGTTTGGGCCGCTTCAGCCTTCAAGGGGGCCTTCGGGGAGACGGTTTACGTCCCCAACGCCAAGAGACACCTGGACAACAATCTGAGGTGGCTGGACGTGATGGCCAGGGAAGGTCCCAAGTTTAGGGGAGGGTTCCGCGGTCTGGTTCTGACGGGCTGGCAGCGCTACGACCACTTCGCCGTTCTCTGCGAGCTGCTTCCCTCCGCCATGCCCTCGCTCGCCGTCTCGCTGCTCGCCGCCTCCAAGGGACACTTCAACGCCAGCCTACGCAAGGACGTGCACGCCGCCCTCTCGTGTCCTGACTCGGGACTGCGGGACCCGAGCGGAGGCGGCTGGGCTGACCTCAGCGGCGACCCCTTCCTCTGGGACCACTTCTCGCGCTGCATCTTCCCCGGGGCCCTCGTGTTCCGGCTGACGGCACGTCTGCAGAGCACCGAGCGGGAGTTCGCCGCCCTGACGGACGCCGTGCACCACCGCCGCGGCTGGATGACCCCGTTCAACGTGCGGCATAACTTCTCGAGCCCGCTCCGCGTGGAGGAGGAGGCGGGCGTGGACCAGCTTGCCCGGCTGCAGCAGAGCGTCGAGGCCCTGATCCGCTCGGCCCGGGACTCTTTGGCAGACATCCTGGACCCTTACGCCATAGCGGAGTGGATTGAGCAGCGGATGCATCCGATGGTGGTGGAGCTGGAGTCGATTGCGAGGGACGCGTCAGTGCTGAAGTCGCGGCGGACGTGGCCTGCGCGTCCGCTGCCCTACCTGGACGACCTTCGGCGATTCGGGGTCACCGTGCCCCCGCTGCCCACGACGGCCCCGCCCCCTGCCGGAAGCAATGACATAATCAACGGGGAAGAGGGAAAGGGGGGCAAGGATGAGGGAGAGCCTGAGAGGCAGAGGCGGGGACAGTAG